Part of the Papio anubis isolate 15944 chromosome 6, Panubis1.0, whole genome shotgun sequence genome, gtaatcccagctacttgggaggctgaggcaggagaatggcttgaatctgggaggcagaagttgcagtgagccaagattgtgccactgcactccagcttgggtgacagagcgagactccgtctcaaaaaagaaaaaaaaaaaaagactcagatttctcttttttttttctacccaaACCTTTACTGTCATGACCCTctgtcttccctcttttttctttttctgtcttgctCTTCATTCTCCCTGTCCCCAGTTCTGAAGGTAGCTGTGGAGCCTCCTTGGCCCCTAAACAGGGCCCCTCGCCGTGCCACACCTCCAGCCCACCCACCCCCCCGATCCAGCAGCCTGGGAAACTCACCAGAACGAGGTCCCCTCCGCCCCTTTGTGCCAGAGCAGGAGCTGCTGCGTTCCTTGCGCCTCTGCCCCCCACACCCTACCGCCCGCCTTCTGCTGGCTGCTGACCCTGGGGGCAGCCCAGCCCAACGTCGTCGTACCAGGTAATAGGAGTTGAAGGGGTAAGGAGCCTCACAGCTATCAAAGAGGAtgttagaaatgacaaaggttaATTTGAATCCATCAGAGAGATGGATCAGTAAGATGGGTGGATTGGGGAGGTCCTGAAACCTTTCACGAAAAATATTTGTGCAAGTGATCTGGGAAAAAAACACAGTGAAGGAGCAGAATAGGACCTTATATGGAGCCTAGGGACCCTGGCTTTAATGTGAAAGTTATGTGGAACAGTAGGAAGAACACCGAGATCCATCGAGTTGGGGGAACGGAGCCTTCTAAGATTGGGGAAATCTTTGCTTAATACTTGCTGGGGAAGgggcagtgcctgacacagagtggGGAGCCACTGGCTTGTGTGCCAAGAGTCCATCGCAGCAGGCTGGGAGTGggcatttcctttatttctctccctAGCTTTCTCTCCACCTCtgacttctctgtttttctctccccccctcccccgcccatttctcctctcccttcctcccatccATAACATCCTTCCACAGCTCCCTTCCCCGCTCTGAGGAGAGTCGATACTGACAGCTaccctctcccttccctgggAGACCTGGGGTGGGCAGAGACCCCCTCCCTGAGAACCTCACACCTACTCTTCCATTGCATCCTGTAGGACCCAGTGGAACCTGACAGAGCCCACAGGATTCCCTCTTCTACTTTCTTAGACAATAGGGATGTCAGGGTCTCAAATTGCCTAACACTTTGTAGCTTTTCTTACCACAAAAGCACCCCTTCTGTCCTAACTTGGGCTCTGAATACTTTCCCCACAGACAGCCTGATCTGTTGCCAGACCTCTTGGTTGGATGGCTCATACATTTATCTAGAGAAGCACACTCTTGCTTGCTGTCAAACTTCAGAACACCATAGAAGGTCTAAGGGCGTCCTGTGTCAGGGAAACTTTTTAAGGAATTTCATCCATGGGATAAACCCCATATTCCCTCTAGTGTCTACGGGTGGCTCTAATACTGCTTTGTGCTGCCTGCCACACTTGCCCTTTGAGCCTGCGAATGGCCGCCAGTGAGCAAGCTCTGCTTCAGAGCAGTCTAGTTAGGTAGAACAGGGACTTACCAGCTTCCCAAAGGGATCTACTCAACATTGCCAAACTCTTCATTTCCACACTTTGTGTAGGTGTCAGGGAACCCCAAACTGGTGTGGCTTTGGGGTCTCTAAAGGAGACTGGCTGACACCACCATTTCCCCCAGATCCAGATTCTCTGAGGGAAGTTGTTTCTTGAGAGTAGATCCAGAGTCTCAAGGATCTGTTAGATCCTGGAATCCCCTCTTGCATCCATCCCTCCCTGGTAGCTAGATGCCGATATACTCCTGTCTTGTGAGACTGTCGAGATGAGATGGGGGACCACTCTTCCTctgtccttcctctctccttttctccataGCAAGGATGACCTTCCCTGCTCCATGCCCAGAGTATAGCTAGATCCCTTCCCCTCCCTACCCTCTGAATGTGTGCTAGATCAGGTACCCCACTGTGTTTCCTGAAATCCTTGGGAGCCGGATCTCCCCTTCTCCCCTACtcactcttcccttttcttctccctctcagTGTTGTCTGAATAAAGTGtgaattcttttgtgttttctaaattgacattttcaatgaaaaaaagaatcacaaaaaaaaaagttgtcagcCTCATTTGTGCGTCACCCCTTATTTTCCTGGGACCTCAGGACCTCCGTCCCTCTCATTTCTAGATCTGCACATCTTTTACCCAGGAGCCTCAGAGCTCCCGGGTCTGGTGTCTGCCTATCCCCATCTGCACTGTTAGTCCTCCTGCAGATTCTGTGTCTCCTTTCATGTAGGTGCTGGATCCCTGTGTGTGGGCTTCTGTATCTACTCCCTCAttccctccaggaacctccagcTCTCCCCAGTGACTTCTACCCTTTACTCTGGGCCAGGCTTTGCCGAGATGTCAACATCTCTGGATCCACTAATTACCTCCTGCCTACTGtattcctcttccctctctgatTACTGCTCCACTAAACCGCTGGATCTCTCTCAAGACAAACCCTTACCTCCACTGAGAGTGTAACACAATCTGTCACCCTATTTACAGAGGcccccttccttttcctcctaaaTTCAAAATTCAGCTTGTCACTTCCTATTTCCCTCTGGTctaaggaatctttttttttttttttttttttgagatggagtcttgctctgttgccagactggagtgcagtggcacaatcttggctcactgcaacctctacctcctgggttcaagcgattctcctgcctcagcctcccgagtagctgggattacaggagtgcaccactgtgcccagctagtttttgtatttttagtagagacggggtttcaccatgttggccaggatggtcttgatctcctgatcgcgtgatccgcctgccttggcctcccaaagtgctgggattacaggcataagccaccgcacccagcctggtctAAGGAATCTTATACTTAAGGTAACCCTGTTTTCCAAACCAAACACCAGAGTACCTGATCCAACACATTTTTGACCACATGTGAGTCTATTCTTATGACATGATTTGGATCACACCTAGCCATATATTTAACACATTACCTCAACTAGAAAGAATAGAGCAATAAATCAGAAGCACTCCAGAAAATCTTGGGTATAAAATCAACTTCCCCTGCCCTTTTCTGGGACACAGCTTTGATTAAAACCCGTTAGGAATGATAATTACCCCCTTCTCTTTGTTCCTGTGCTATTCCTTTTACTCCTCTCCTCTGATTCTTACATACCCACCCATCTTTCATCCAGTAGCCTCCTTCCCATCATCTCCCATTTCTTCTACAGGGGGACTCCCCCAGGTCTGGTAGCCCAAAGCTGCTGCTACAGCCGCCATGGGGGGGTGAATTCCTCATCCCCCAATACAGGTAAGTATTTACTCCTCCCTACCCTCAAATCAAGTAGGCCGCATTCACTATCTACTCCTGCCTTCCCATTCACGTGCCTGGTATTTCCACAGGCAACCAAGACTCCAAGCAGGGAGAACAGGAAACAAAGAATAGGTGAGGTCTAAACCCCTCCCCTAACAGCCTCCCACCACCATCTGACTCCCTAACATCACTCTTAGCCACTTCATTGCCTACTCCTAAATCTTACTGTATGAACTAGACACGAGCTCCTCCCACAATTCCTTCCACCTTACATCCTGCAAGCCCCTTTCCCCCACAGGTTCAACTCTGGCACTTCCCTTTGGAATACAGGTTCTCTGGGAGGTTTTAAATTTGGACATAGCACTAATGGTTCCAGCCTCATACCCATCATGTGTCCTACATTATAACTTGCCCCGAGACCTTGAAGAGTCTGTAATCTTAATTTCCTCTTTAGTATTCCTATAACCCAGTCTCCATCTCCCCACCTACCAGGTCTGCCAGTGAGGAGCAGGCCTTGTCACAGGACGGGTCTGGGGAGAAGCCTGTGCACACAGCTCCTCCAcaggccccggccccggccccacCAGCCCAGTCCTGGACAGTGGGTGGGGACATACTCAACGCCAGGTTCATTCGAAACCTGCAGGAACGTCGCAGCACCAGGCCTTGGTGACCGCAGCCCCGTCTCATATCTTCAAAGTGTTATTTCTCCCTCACTACAGGAAAAAGCCAAAGCCCAACCCTCATAACAgatggattcattcattcattcattcattcattcattcattcattcagcagccTTATCAGATTCAAGTCATTTGTATCTTTTAACCAGAccaataaaagtatttatttttatcacaagAGCGCTTGGAAAACTTGACTCATTATTTCAGCCACCTCACCCCTCACTGTCGTTGCACCCGGTTCAGGCTTCAGCCCTGTTTTTGCTCAGCGTTTTGTTCAAAGGCGTCAGCTGTGAATACAGCGTTGGGGGGAAGCTGCTAACTTGCGCAAGCGCTCTCAGGCAGCCTCCGAGCCCGCGGGCGCAGGCGCGCTTACTGCCGACAGAGCACTTCAGCCGCTTCCCTCGAGCCCGCAGTGCGCAAGCGCGCGACATCTCCGtttccctccctcagccccttccccccctccccccccgcCCCGGCCTCCTTTCCCCTTCACGAAGCCGGCTCCGGGGCGCGCTCACCCCTGTGAGGAGGCCGGAGGTCGGACTCAGGAGGCTCCCTCTCCACTCCCGGAAGATCATGTACCAGCCCAGCCGGGGTGCGGCCCGGCGTCTCGGCCCTTGCCTCCGCGCCTACCAGGCTCGACCCCAGGTGAGAGCGGAGCAGaagcaggagggaggagagggggcgGGGAGAGACCCTCCTCAGAGCCGGTGCGTGGGGCGGAGCGCGCGCTGGGTTCCGCGCAGGCGCAGAGACACCCGCCGCCCCTTCCCACCTGTGCCCTGCAGCGCGTGGACGGGCTAGGGGTCGCGGGAGCGGGCGGGAGGCGCTGCCGGGCCTGGCGCGTAAGGACTTCGGTCCTCCCAGGTTTGAGGGCGGACAGGCGGGGTCAAGGCCAGGCAGCGGGGCGCGTCTGCGTTGCGCCCGACTCTCCGCGGTTACCTGTGCCTAGAGGTGATTTGAAGGGCAGGGGCGGAGAGATTCGCAGCCCGGCCGCGGCGCCGTCCCGGAGTTCCTCGGCCCAGACCAGACCCGCGGGGCGCCCTCAGCAGCCCGCGCGTCTTGCACTCGGAGAGCGGTCCTGGCAGGAAGGCCGGCCAGTGTCCACCCGCTTCGGGCCCCTGCGCCggggctggcaagatggccacgCCCCCAGCAGAGACGGCGCCTCTGGGACACCGTTGGGGACCGAGGTACCCGAGCGGGCCGCCCGCTTTCCCTGGAGTGAGACGGTCCCCTGGGTGGTTCCTTGGGCGCGGAGGGACTCGGGTGAGGCCTGACTTTGGGTGACCTCCCGTTGCAGTTTCAACGTCGGTAAACCCAGGAGAATGAAGGCCAGCCTTTAACTGTCTCCTGAGGTTGTGTCTGTCGTTAAAGGGGCCCAAAATGATAATAGCTTCCATTTATGTACTGCTTTCTAGGTCGCTACGTTTTGtttacattcattatttcatataGGCCTCATAACTCAGTGAGGTTTTATTGTCCTGGTTTATAGGACATTTGTAGGAAGCGGAGGCATAGGGAATGAGAATGCCTAAAGTACATGATAGAACTAGAATTCAGATTCCTAGCTTCAGctggatattcttttttctctgtacaTTTGCCTCGCACACTTAATCATGGAGACGTACAGGCCACAGCATTTAATCCACAGTACAATAAAACCTGTTATTCGTTCGCTCATCAAGTATGTATTACATGATTCTTGAGATAAGAGAGATGAAACTGCCCCCCgttttggaatcttttttttttttttttttttgaaacggagtctcgctctgtcaaccaggctgaagtgcagtggcaccatctcggctcactgaaacctccgcctcctgggttcaagcgattcttctgcctcagcctcccgagtagctgggactacaggcacaagccaccacacccggctaatttttttgtgtttttaatagagacggggtgtcaccatattggccaggctggtctcgaactcctagacctcgtgatctgcccgcctcggcctcccaaagtactgggattacaggtgtgagccaccgcgcccggtccagTGTTGGAGTCAAGGAATTCTGGCCGGtcgcggtggatcacgaggtcaagagatgaaaaccatcctggtcaacatggtgaaaccccatctctactaaaaatacaaaaactagctgggggtggtggcgcttgcctgtagtcccagctactcgggaggctgaggcaggagaatcacttgaacccgggagacagaggttgcagtgagctgagatcgcaccactgcactccagcctggcgacagagcgagactccatctcaaaataataaaatggtttcCTCctgttttcagtagaggtggAGATGAATCCATCCCTTTTTTCTATAGTAATTCCATCCATTCTGTTAGGAGGAATAGGTATTGGAAGCCTGTTGAGCATCCAAGGGATGAAGGGGTGTTAGGCAAGTGGATTCTtatctttttcccttttgttctgtCTCCTTAGGACCAGCTTTATCCAGGGACTCTACCATTCCCACCCCTTTGGCCCCACTCCACGACAACCACTTCCCCATCTTCTCCTCTACTCTGGTCTCCCCTGCCCCCGCGCCTTCCCACCCAGCGTCCTCCCCAGGTTCCCCCACTACCTCTCCCTCAGATCCAGGCCCTCAGCTCAGCATGGGTGGTTCTCCCTCCAGGAAAGGGGGAGGAGGGACCAGGACCTGAGTTGCATAGCGGCTGCCTGGACGGGCTTAGAAGCCTTTTTGAGGGACCTCCCTGCCCCTATCCTGGGGCTTGGATACCTTTCCAAGTCCCTGGAACTGCCCACCCTTCCCCTGCCACCCCGTCAGGAGATCCTAGTATGGAGGAACATCTGTCTGTCATGTATGAGAGACTGAGACAAGAGGTAAGTCAGTGCAAAAGTGGCCGTCATCTACAGTGGGAAGGGATGTCAGTGATCCTTGGAGGTAGGGGGTTAGTCAACTGGATTCTTTTTTGGAACCATGAGGCAGGCATAGAAATGTATTATAAACGTTTTCCTGAGAAAATGATGTTCCAGCCAGGCACGGTAACTCgaagtgctgtaatcccagcacttttggaggctgaggcaggtggatcatctgaggtcaggagttcaagaccagcctggccaacatggtgaaaccacatctctactaagaatacaaaaatcagccaggcatggtggcagacacgtgtaatcccaactactcaggaggctgaggcaggagaatcacttgaacccaggagatgcagtgagctgagatagcaccattg contains:
- the C6H6orf136 gene encoding LOW QUALITY PROTEIN: uncharacterized protein C6orf136 homolog (The sequence of the model RefSeq protein was modified relative to this genomic sequence to represent the inferred CDS: deleted 2 bases in 1 codon), with product MYQPSRGAARRLGPCLRAYQARPQVSGAEAGGRRGGGERPSSEPVRGAERALGSAQAQRHPPPLPTCALQRVDGLGVAGAGGRRCRAWRVRTSVLPGLRADRRGQGQAAGRVCVAPDSPRLPVPRGDLKGRGGEIRSPAAAPSRSSSAQTRPAGRPQQPARLALGERSWQEGRPVSTRFGPLRRGWQDGHAPSRDGASGTPLGTEDQLYPGTLPFPPLWPHSTTTTSPSSPLLWSPLPPRLPTQRPPQVPPLPLPQIQALSSAWVVLPPGKGEEGPGPELHSGCLDGLRSLFEGPPCPYPGAWIPFQVPGTAHPSPATPSGDPSMEEHLSVMYERLRQELPKLFLQSHDYSLYSLDVEFINEILNIRTKGRIWYILSLTLCRFLAWNYFTQLRLEVLQLTRHPENWTLQARWRLVGLPVHLLFLRFYKRDKDELYRTYDAYSTFYLNSSGLICRHRLDKLMPSHSPPTPVKKLLVGALVALGLSEPEPDLNLCSKP